From one Paenibacillus terrae HPL-003 genomic stretch:
- a CDS encoding YhgE/Pip domain-containing protein, whose protein sequence is MKNAMGLLLRQPTTIIGVVVALMFQLIFSIVWMTGYNGITDNTKNLSIAIVNEDDGLGANIADGLAANLPFQTEKMDSLSAAQTKLNTRGVQMVLYLASDFSKQLQTPGQTAQIHYYMNESNPQLIKTIMQSVAGNVTVLANKQAIAAGAQAILTQVNPNLSAAEARQSAQELSERVTSDIQTSNKVNGMQNQMVPMMLVFACFVGSMMKAQNLQISVNIVSRKYGKWNAFGARAMLNVIAAVVIGLVSTTMVHLLGGQSVVSFATMWGFVSLVLLAFMFFAQMFLILFGNAGMLLNITMLSTQLVSSGAIVPRELLSSFYNRVSDYLPATYAVEGIMNMLFGGPSLGTSAMALVWILVVCLAIGAAGVAVRRKKRETAPVPATS, encoded by the coding sequence ATGAAAAATGCAATGGGCTTATTGCTCCGCCAGCCCACGACGATTATCGGAGTTGTTGTAGCATTGATGTTTCAGCTCATTTTTAGCATCGTATGGATGACAGGCTACAACGGAATTACCGATAACACCAAGAATTTGAGTATCGCCATCGTTAATGAAGATGATGGACTCGGGGCTAACATCGCTGATGGACTTGCCGCGAACCTGCCTTTCCAAACAGAGAAGATGGATTCGTTGTCCGCCGCCCAAACGAAGTTGAACACTAGAGGAGTACAGATGGTGCTATATCTGGCATCCGATTTCTCCAAACAGCTGCAAACTCCAGGTCAAACAGCGCAAATCCATTATTACATGAACGAATCGAACCCGCAACTCATCAAGACCATTATGCAATCGGTTGCTGGCAACGTTACTGTGCTTGCTAATAAGCAGGCGATTGCCGCGGGGGCGCAGGCGATACTGACACAGGTAAACCCGAATCTCTCGGCTGCTGAGGCCCGTCAGTCGGCGCAAGAACTGTCCGAACGTGTCACATCCGACATACAAACATCCAACAAAGTGAACGGTATGCAGAACCAGATGGTGCCGATGATGCTCGTCTTCGCTTGCTTCGTCGGTTCGATGATGAAAGCGCAGAACCTGCAGATTTCCGTCAATATCGTCTCACGGAAGTACGGCAAATGGAACGCATTCGGCGCCAGAGCGATGCTTAACGTCATTGCAGCGGTGGTGATCGGACTTGTAAGTACGACGATGGTTCATTTGCTCGGCGGGCAATCCGTCGTCAGCTTTGCAACGATGTGGGGGTTCGTGTCGCTGGTGTTACTCGCATTCATGTTTTTCGCTCAAATGTTCTTGATCCTGTTCGGCAACGCGGGCATGTTGCTTAACATCACCATGCTTTCGACACAGTTGGTTTCTTCCGGAGCGATTGTACCACGTGAGCTGCTGAGCTCGTTCTATAATCGGGTGAGCGACTATTTGCCGGCCACTTACGCGGTGGAGGGGATCATGAACATGCTTTTCGGCGGCCCGAGCTTGGGGACGAGCGCCATGGCGCTTGTATGGATATTGGTCGTATGTCTCGCTATCGGCGCTGCCGGTGTTGCCGTAAGACGCAAGAAGCGTGAAACCGCGCCAGTACCGGCCACATCCTAA
- a CDS encoding SDR family oxidoreductase — MKLTGNTIFITGGGTGIGRGLAEALHKLGNKVIISGRRKERLEETIRANPGMSAVELNVQDPASIKAIAKQLIEEYPDLNILFNNAGIMQPDDAAGVIDEDVLVSTVTTNVLGPIRMTSALIEHLKSKEEAVIINTTSALGFVPLAMTAVYSATKAALHSYSLSQRYLLKDTSVKVLELAPPSVQTDLMNLKDNPRVMPLAQFIEATIKVLGTDTDEVLVGDAKILRDNSGPNEGAFVTQFNDMMSGMSNGH; from the coding sequence ATGAAGCTTACAGGAAATACGATTTTTATTACAGGCGGCGGAACGGGAATTGGTCGTGGGCTAGCAGAAGCTTTACATAAACTTGGAAATAAAGTCATCATCTCTGGACGGCGTAAAGAGCGTCTGGAGGAGACGATTAGAGCGAATCCCGGTATGTCCGCAGTGGAACTGAATGTACAGGATCCTGCCAGCATAAAGGCGATCGCCAAGCAGTTAATCGAAGAATACCCGGATTTAAATATCTTGTTTAACAACGCCGGCATCATGCAGCCCGATGACGCGGCTGGCGTGATCGACGAAGATGTTTTGGTTTCGACTGTCACGACGAACGTGCTTGGGCCAATCCGTATGACGTCTGCGCTGATTGAGCATTTGAAGTCTAAAGAAGAAGCGGTTATCATCAACACGACTTCCGCACTTGGATTCGTGCCGCTAGCGATGACCGCTGTATATTCGGCGACGAAAGCAGCGCTCCATTCCTATTCGCTGTCTCAACGGTATTTGCTTAAAGACACTTCGGTGAAAGTGCTGGAATTAGCGCCACCGAGTGTTCAAACGGATCTAATGAATCTCAAAGACAATCCGCGCGTCATGCCACTTGCACAATTCATTGAAGCAACGATAAAGGTGCTTGGGACTGATACCGACGAGGTTCTGGTGGGAGATGCCAAAATTCTTCGAGATAACTCGGGCCCGAACGAAGGCGCTTTTGTGACCCAGTTTAACGATATGATGTCTGGGATGTCAAATGGACATTAA
- a CDS encoding SCP2 sterol-binding domain-containing protein: MSDIKKHPTVVRYYESSAQSATLDNETVDYDWVRELCLEAGADDVGVVSIERSELDDQRDDILSVFPHAKTLISFVVRMNREPIRTPARSITNIEFHHTGDKMDETAHHIVSALEARGIRALNTAGSFPMEMDKFPGKTWVVSHKPVAVAAGLGHMGIHRIVIHPKFGDYVLLGTIMIDARVNKEDRPIDYNPCLECKLCVSACPTGAIGMDGQFNFSSCATHNYREFLGGFSDWVETIVDSKNVKEYRNKVPISETTSWWQSLSFEANYKCSYCLAVCPAGEDVIGPFLKDRKGFMNNVLKPLQGKEETVYVTPGSDAEAYVMKRFPHKTAKRVGNGLRPGTIRLLVGGMPHAFQPNQSSGLNCTYHFTFTGNETRQTTIDIRDKKIQIRDGFHGKPDIRITVDSKTWLKIVAKEKNVVAALLTGKLRIKGNPKLLMSFEKCFA; the protein is encoded by the coding sequence GTGTCCGATATCAAAAAACATCCTACAGTTGTGCGTTACTACGAATCCTCTGCGCAATCCGCCACTCTTGACAACGAAACGGTTGATTATGACTGGGTACGTGAATTGTGTCTTGAGGCCGGGGCTGACGATGTAGGGGTTGTATCCATTGAACGCTCGGAATTGGATGATCAACGGGATGACATTTTGTCCGTATTCCCGCATGCCAAGACTCTGATCAGTTTCGTTGTCAGAATGAATCGAGAACCGATCCGCACGCCCGCGAGGTCCATTACCAATATTGAATTTCATCATACCGGCGATAAGATGGATGAGACAGCCCATCACATCGTGTCCGCATTGGAAGCGCGAGGGATACGGGCTTTAAATACGGCAGGCAGTTTCCCGATGGAGATGGATAAGTTTCCGGGCAAGACCTGGGTCGTTTCGCACAAGCCTGTTGCCGTTGCGGCAGGGCTAGGCCATATGGGCATTCATCGCATCGTGATTCATCCGAAATTCGGAGACTACGTTCTGCTTGGCACCATTATGATCGATGCCCGGGTCAACAAGGAAGACCGACCGATTGACTACAACCCGTGTCTGGAATGCAAGCTTTGTGTATCTGCCTGCCCTACGGGCGCGATCGGTATGGACGGACAATTTAATTTTTCTTCATGCGCTACGCACAATTACCGTGAGTTTTTGGGCGGTTTCAGCGACTGGGTGGAAACGATCGTGGATAGCAAGAACGTCAAAGAGTACCGGAATAAAGTACCGATATCCGAAACGACTTCCTGGTGGCAAAGTTTGAGCTTCGAGGCTAACTACAAATGTTCTTATTGCTTGGCGGTTTGTCCCGCGGGCGAAGATGTGATCGGGCCGTTTCTTAAAGACCGTAAAGGGTTCATGAATAATGTATTAAAGCCGTTGCAGGGCAAAGAGGAGACGGTGTATGTAACTCCTGGCTCCGATGCGGAAGCGTATGTCATGAAACGTTTTCCCCATAAAACGGCAAAACGCGTCGGGAATGGACTCAGGCCCGGCACGATTCGCCTTTTGGTCGGCGGCATGCCTCATGCATTCCAGCCGAATCAGTCGTCAGGTTTAAACTGCACCTATCATTTTACATTTACCGGCAATGAAACGAGACAAACGACAATCGACATTCGTGACAAGAAGATCCAGATCAGGGATGGCTTCCACGGCAAGCCGGATATTCGGATTACGGTGGATAGCAAAACGTGGCTTAAGATCGTTGCGAAGGAAAAAAATGTGGTTGCGGCATTGCTGACAGGAAAACTGCGGATCAAAGGGAACCCCAAATTGTTAATGAGTTTTGAGAAATGCTTTGCATAA
- a CDS encoding MarR family winged helix-turn-helix transcriptional regulator: MNLKKASRFITSLYDEYLRPIGLRSTQLSLLMALEQAGTVTITRLSQILLMDRTTLQRDLKPLERQGWVSITEGEDRRKRLIALTPEGRDLLKRALPLWEQAQIRIRDYMGDDRYKGLLGQLSDIVKLNRRD, encoded by the coding sequence TTGAATTTGAAGAAAGCATCTCGGTTTATTACCAGTTTATATGATGAATATTTAAGACCTATCGGGCTTCGGTCTACACAGTTGTCGTTGTTGATGGCACTTGAACAAGCCGGAACTGTCACCATTACTCGTCTCTCCCAAATTCTATTGATGGATCGAACCACATTACAACGGGATCTCAAGCCGCTTGAGAGACAGGGCTGGGTGTCGATCACGGAAGGTGAGGATCGCAGGAAACGATTAATTGCTCTGACACCCGAAGGCCGGGACCTTCTTAAGCGTGCGCTCCCGCTATGGGAACAGGCGCAAATCCGTATTCGAGACTATATGGGTGATGACCGTTATAAAGGTTTGCTTGGTCAATTGTCTGATATCGTTAAGCTGAACAGGAGAGATTAA
- a CDS encoding NADPH-dependent F420 reductase, protein MKFGIIGAGPIGLSISNKLINNDHNVKIADARGIERLEGKKLTGTPVSVEEVIKDIDVLIISIPFQALPSIRNVIDKVGKEVIIVDTSNYYPQMSGEIEEVENGMVESVWVSNQLGRSIIKAFNNLLAYTLENEGTPEGNSGRIATAIAGNDLQQKQKIMSIANELGFDTVDSGSLNDSWKHQPGTPAYCTELTKEELTEALKKANKEKAPILRDKVIEKLSSASGGYSHKDIVDLNREIYNS, encoded by the coding sequence ATGAAATTCGGAATAATTGGTGCAGGCCCCATAGGATTATCTATTTCAAATAAGTTGATAAATAATGATCATAATGTAAAAATTGCAGATGCTCGTGGGATTGAACGTTTGGAAGGAAAAAAACTTACAGGAACACCTGTGAGTGTAGAAGAGGTAATTAAAGATATTGATGTCCTTATCATATCTATCCCTTTCCAAGCACTTCCAAGCATTCGCAACGTCATAGATAAAGTTGGGAAGGAAGTGATTATTGTTGACACTTCAAATTATTATCCTCAAATGAGCGGTGAAATTGAAGAAGTGGAGAACGGGATGGTTGAAAGTGTTTGGGTCTCAAATCAATTAGGCCGATCAATTATTAAAGCTTTCAACAATTTATTAGCCTATACTTTAGAAAATGAAGGAACTCCAGAAGGTAATAGTGGACGTATTGCCACAGCAATCGCCGGTAATGATCTACAGCAGAAGCAAAAAATCATGAGTATAGCCAACGAACTAGGCTTCGATACAGTAGATAGTGGTTCTTTAAATGATTCATGGAAGCATCAGCCAGGAACTCCAGCATACTGTACAGAATTAACCAAAGAGGAACTGACCGAAGCATTAAAAAAAGCAAATAAAGAAAAAGCACCAATTCTACGGGATAAAGTGATAGAAAAGCTATCGTCGGCTTCAGGCGGATATTCACATAAAGATATAGTTGATCTGAATAGAGAAATCTATAATTCCTAA
- a CDS encoding MarR family winged helix-turn-helix transcriptional regulator translates to MNDKVDCDIRQSLDRISSQMRRDYSESLRELNLYVGQDNLLYRLWLGDGITQMQICEHLNCEPPTVTNMVKSLEQNGFIYRKRDEQDARVMRIFLTDKGKELEEPVDIKWRQQQNKLLQSILPEERVLLRQLLKQLENNLL, encoded by the coding sequence ATGAACGATAAGGTTGATTGCGATATTCGTCAGTCGTTAGATCGAATTTCTTCCCAAATGCGTCGGGATTATAGTGAATCTTTAAGGGAACTTAACCTGTATGTTGGCCAGGATAATTTGCTTTACCGACTGTGGTTAGGTGATGGTATAACACAAATGCAAATATGCGAACATTTGAATTGTGAACCACCTACGGTAACTAACATGGTTAAGTCACTGGAGCAAAACGGGTTTATATACCGTAAACGTGATGAACAAGATGCAAGGGTTATGCGAATTTTTCTAACAGACAAGGGTAAAGAATTAGAGGAGCCGGTTGATATCAAATGGAGGCAGCAGCAAAATAAATTACTGCAATCCATTTTACCAGAAGAACGCGTACTATTAAGGCAGCTTTTAAAACAGTTGGAGAATAACTTGTTATAG
- the nfsA gene encoding oxygen-insensitive NADPH nitroreductase translates to MNNTLELLHNHTSVRSYTNQALTAEQRDAIFKAANQTSSFSLLQAVSIIRITDQDLRKKVMQLSVNQPYIEEAAEFWIFCSDFNRNHQIAPEVDIEYIEFLLIGSLDVGLMAQNALTAAESMGLGGVFIGGVKANINELSELLNLPKYVIPLVGLCIGIPSGDKPALKPRLPQSMVLFENQYQTLDKEQLAVYDDIMLKYYEGRPVKAPFTVKKVKGWSEHIQDHLQRSILPDMLEYLNIQGYAKK, encoded by the coding sequence ATGAATAATACGCTTGAATTGCTTCACAATCATACCTCCGTTCGTTCTTATACGAATCAAGCCCTGACAGCGGAACAACGGGATGCAATCTTCAAAGCGGCCAATCAAACTTCATCTTTTAGCCTACTGCAGGCCGTTTCTATCATTAGAATCACCGATCAGGATCTGCGTAAAAAGGTGATGCAGCTCAGTGTTAATCAGCCATATATTGAAGAAGCAGCGGAGTTTTGGATTTTCTGCTCTGATTTCAACAGGAACCATCAAATTGCCCCGGAGGTTGATATTGAATATATTGAATTTCTTCTGATCGGTTCACTTGATGTCGGGCTGATGGCGCAAAATGCGTTAACCGCAGCGGAATCCATGGGACTTGGTGGCGTATTTATAGGTGGGGTTAAAGCTAATATTAACGAGTTATCTGAACTATTGAATTTACCTAAGTATGTAATTCCATTAGTGGGACTATGTATCGGTATTCCGTCTGGAGATAAGCCTGCGCTGAAGCCGCGGTTGCCTCAATCCATGGTATTATTTGAAAACCAGTATCAGACACTCGATAAAGAGCAATTAGCCGTTTATGATGATATCATGCTGAAGTATTATGAAGGCCGACCTGTTAAAGCCCCGTTCACCGTGAAAAAAGTAAAAGGGTGGAGTGAGCATATTCAGGATCATCTCCAAAGAAGTATTCTGCCCGATATGCTGGAGTATTTAAACATACAAGGATATGCCAAGAAATAA
- a CDS encoding NAD(P)H-dependent flavin oxidoreductase yields the protein MKNRVTDILGIEKPILQGPMNWITNAEFVAAVSNAGGLGILGPNAGQTTVTASPEETAERMRREIRKTKELTDKPFGSTLIVGGDLKYTWPILEIVIAEGVQVVLLNGVEGTLTEKIITPLKEADIKIVYRPLNPTIEDAKAAQAMGVDVYVVTGFDEGGTLPSSIIGTFTITPMIVDVLDIPVIAAGGIGDARGVASAFELGAEGVFLGSRFIPTVESPAAQSVKQMIVDSSAADLLLYRTLPAYYRSLPTPFAEKLVALDKQGASREEIAKLEGGSGAIRIGMLEGNGEGGIVTVGTGITPIKRIQTVQEVVDELATGIK from the coding sequence ATGAAAAATCGTGTAACAGATATTCTTGGAATTGAGAAACCCATTTTACAAGGACCTATGAATTGGATTACGAATGCTGAATTTGTTGCTGCCGTGAGTAATGCGGGTGGTTTGGGGATTCTCGGCCCTAATGCCGGTCAAACGACAGTTACAGCCTCTCCAGAGGAAACCGCAGAACGTATGCGCCGTGAGATCCGTAAGACAAAGGAACTGACGGATAAACCATTTGGTTCAACTTTGATTGTTGGTGGAGATTTGAAATACACTTGGCCAATTTTGGAAATTGTCATTGCAGAGGGTGTACAAGTTGTTCTTCTTAATGGTGTTGAAGGAACGCTAACAGAAAAGATTATTACCCCATTGAAGGAAGCAGACATTAAGATTGTTTACCGCCCTTTGAATCCAACAATCGAAGATGCAAAGGCTGCTCAAGCTATGGGTGTTGATGTTTATGTTGTTACCGGGTTTGATGAGGGTGGAACATTGCCATCAAGTATCATTGGTACGTTTACAATAACACCTATGATCGTAGACGTGCTTGATATTCCAGTTATTGCAGCTGGTGGAATTGGTGATGCTCGCGGTGTTGCAAGCGCCTTTGAATTGGGGGCAGAAGGTGTCTTTTTAGGAAGTCGTTTTATTCCTACTGTTGAAAGCCCGGCAGCACAATCAGTAAAGCAAATGATTGTGGATTCATCTGCAGCAGATTTATTGTTGTACCGTACTTTACCAGCGTATTACCGTTCTTTGCCTACACCATTTGCTGAAAAATTGGTAGCTCTGGACAAACAAGGCGCATCTCGTGAAGAAATTGCTAAACTTGAGGGTGGTTCTGGTGCAATCCGTATAGGTATGCTTGAAGGTAACGGCGAAGGTGGTATTGTTACTGTCGGTACTGGAATTACGCCAATTAAGAGAATCCAAACTGTACAAGAAGTGGTTGATGAGTTGGCAACTGGTATTAAGTAA
- a CDS encoding NAD(P)H-dependent flavin oxidoreductase, producing the protein MKNRITQLLGIEQPIISAAMTWVTSAEFVAAVSNAGGMGVLGPNAGQTEKATSADDMADRLTQEIRKVKALTNKPFAVNYIFPMGGAAEDLFTNAVFDVLVKEKVKYVIAIGQNVVDRELKRLKEHDIKVVYRDLSPTVEKLVEAEKSGVDALIVTGYEAGGHMSDYKISTLSLVPQITSLVKIPVIAAGGIIDGRGAKAALSMGAEGVYLGTRFIVTKENPASIEAKNAIIKVKSEEFIEFKSGAGHLRTIPTEAGKKALELINQGKPAEAYKYYGEGFKIGLLDGDLVNGTVSVSESAGGIQQILTCQEVIDEIVKSIG; encoded by the coding sequence ATGAAAAACCGAATTACACAATTACTAGGAATTGAGCAACCTATTATTTCAGCAGCAATGACATGGGTAACCTCTGCAGAATTTGTTGCAGCAGTATCCAATGCAGGGGGAATGGGCGTATTGGGGCCAAATGCCGGCCAAACCGAGAAAGCAACGAGTGCAGATGATATGGCAGATCGGCTTACCCAAGAGATTCGCAAGGTAAAAGCATTAACGAATAAACCATTTGCTGTAAATTACATTTTCCCGATGGGAGGAGCTGCAGAGGATCTGTTTACGAATGCAGTTTTTGATGTATTGGTAAAAGAAAAGGTGAAATACGTTATTGCCATTGGACAAAATGTGGTTGATCGTGAACTGAAGCGGCTTAAAGAACATGACATTAAAGTGGTTTACAGAGACTTAAGCCCAACTGTAGAAAAGCTTGTAGAAGCTGAGAAATCAGGAGTGGATGCACTGATCGTTACAGGTTATGAAGCTGGCGGTCATATGAGTGATTATAAAATTAGTACTCTTTCGCTTGTTCCGCAGATTACTTCACTCGTAAAAATACCTGTGATTGCTGCCGGAGGGATAATTGATGGCCGGGGAGCGAAAGCAGCACTATCTATGGGTGCAGAAGGTGTATATCTGGGGACAAGATTCATAGTAACTAAGGAAAATCCGGCGAGTATAGAAGCAAAAAACGCCATCATTAAGGTGAAAAGTGAAGAGTTTATTGAATTTAAATCAGGCGCAGGACATTTGAGAACCATTCCTACAGAAGCGGGCAAAAAAGCGTTAGAGCTCATTAATCAAGGAAAGCCTGCAGAAGCTTACAAATATTATGGAGAAGGGTTTAAAATCGGATTATTAGATGGTGATTTGGTTAATGGGACCGTTAGTGTCTCTGAATCAGCCGGTGGTATTCAGCAAATTCTAACGTGTCAAGAAGTGATTGATGAAATTGTTAAATCTATCGGATGA
- a CDS encoding NtaA/DmoA family FMN-dependent monooxygenase (This protein belongs to a clade of FMN-dependent monooxygenases, within a broader family of flavin-dependent oxidoreductases, the luciferase-like monooxygenase (LMM) family, some of whose members use coenzyme F420 rather than FMN.): MEQRKLKIGGIIDGVGWNYTGWRHPAIPADASENIDYYVEKAIQLEQGKFDLIFLADVSHIGPGMIPHYLSMFEGVSVLSALSMVTHSIGLTATIATSYADPFTAARQIASLDKISKGRAGWNAITSNPGGLANYSRSHLSKADLYPMKKEFLEIVEGLWDSYEDDAFIRNKKSGVFYDPSKMHSLNYNGNYFSVEGPLNISRSRQGRPVIFQAGTSLEFMDVAAQHAEVIMAPGNDFNFLKGFATELRRKVAHNGRSPNDLLMMPSHSPIVGETEKEALEKLKEIESRMPYGYRLPRPLLMGSAEHVAEKIENWYQEGVMDILLIRQDYPAGFEDFIKWVVPILQDKGIFRKEYEMNTLRGNLGLPYPVNRYTKQ, translated from the coding sequence ATGGAACAAAGAAAGCTGAAAATAGGAGGAATTATTGATGGTGTAGGTTGGAATTACACGGGGTGGAGGCACCCTGCTATTCCCGCAGATGCCAGTGAGAACATTGATTATTACGTTGAAAAAGCTATTCAACTTGAACAGGGAAAGTTCGATCTCATCTTTTTAGCCGACGTAAGTCATATTGGACCTGGCATGATACCACACTATCTAAGCATGTTTGAAGGCGTATCTGTTCTGTCTGCATTGAGTATGGTAACTCACTCCATTGGCTTGACCGCGACAATAGCCACTTCATATGCTGATCCATTTACGGCTGCTAGACAGATAGCCTCACTCGACAAGATTAGCAAGGGTCGAGCGGGGTGGAATGCGATCACTTCTAATCCAGGAGGGTTAGCCAATTATAGCCGGTCGCATTTAAGTAAAGCAGATCTTTATCCCATGAAAAAAGAGTTTTTAGAGATTGTTGAAGGTCTTTGGGATTCGTATGAAGATGATGCATTCATACGTAATAAGAAAAGTGGGGTATTTTATGACCCGAGTAAAATGCATTCACTAAATTATAATGGAAATTACTTTTCGGTGGAGGGACCTCTAAATATTAGTAGATCACGCCAAGGAAGACCGGTCATTTTTCAAGCTGGAACCTCTTTGGAATTCATGGACGTAGCGGCACAACATGCCGAAGTCATTATGGCTCCTGGAAATGATTTTAACTTCCTTAAAGGATTCGCGACTGAACTTAGAAGGAAAGTAGCACATAACGGGCGTTCACCTAACGACCTGTTGATGATGCCTTCTCATAGCCCTATCGTTGGTGAAACGGAAAAAGAAGCCTTGGAAAAGCTAAAGGAGATTGAATCAAGGATGCCTTATGGTTATAGATTGCCGAGGCCTTTATTGATGGGATCTGCGGAGCATGTTGCAGAAAAAATAGAAAATTGGTATCAAGAAGGTGTCATGGATATCTTGCTAATTAGGCAAGATTATCCAGCAGGATTTGAGGACTTTATTAAATGGGTTGTACCCATATTGCAAGATAAAGGCATATTTCGAAAGGAATATGAGATGAATACACTTCGGGGGAATTTGGGGCTACCTTACCCTGTAAACAGGTATACGAAGCAGTAA
- a CDS encoding LLM class flavin-dependent oxidoreductase, with protein sequence MNSENKLKLSILDFVHIYKGNDAKKSLQNITEMVQLAEQWGFTRYWFTEHHNTTTLMSTSPDLLSLHAAAHTQSIRVGSGGIMLPNHSPLKVMENFTLLEGLYPGRVDLGIGRASGADGRTMWALLRSRELSEVNDFPEQLDNLLSFFNRNFKETHPFSPIHPPGDKSMVPNMFMLGSSEGGLQFALEKGLGFVFAAHLAPKLAIPVLRAYRSNFKPSSYLNEPQSMLATIVITAETEEEAKYIAGPAELMWAQMSTGKRNLTFPTPEEAKDHKYTPQEELARERNKERFVIGSVGQVAEQLNQIAKASLVDEIMIADFYPNQESRKNGHELLAKELGLVQGNN encoded by the coding sequence GTGAATTCAGAAAATAAACTAAAACTTTCGATTTTAGACTTCGTTCATATCTATAAAGGAAATGATGCTAAGAAAAGTCTCCAAAACATAACGGAAATGGTTCAATTAGCAGAACAGTGGGGGTTCACGAGGTACTGGTTCACTGAACACCACAACACAACAACCTTGATGAGTACTTCACCAGACTTGCTGAGCCTACATGCAGCAGCTCACACCCAAAGCATTCGAGTGGGTTCCGGCGGGATCATGTTGCCTAATCACAGCCCCTTGAAAGTGATGGAGAACTTTACTCTTCTCGAGGGATTATATCCAGGGCGGGTTGACCTGGGGATCGGTAGGGCTTCTGGAGCTGATGGCCGGACCATGTGGGCACTGCTAAGGTCAAGAGAATTATCGGAGGTAAATGATTTTCCAGAGCAACTAGATAACCTGCTTTCCTTTTTCAACCGTAACTTTAAAGAAACTCACCCGTTTAGTCCTATCCATCCTCCTGGAGATAAATCGATGGTTCCCAATATGTTTATGTTGGGATCTAGCGAAGGTGGATTACAGTTTGCCTTAGAAAAAGGATTAGGATTTGTATTTGCAGCTCATTTGGCACCGAAACTAGCTATTCCTGTGTTAAGAGCTTATCGTTCGAATTTTAAACCTTCGTCCTATTTAAATGAACCCCAAAGCATGTTAGCGACGATCGTAATTACAGCGGAGACGGAAGAAGAGGCTAAATATATTGCAGGACCAGCGGAGTTAATGTGGGCACAGATGAGCACAGGGAAGAGAAACCTTACCTTTCCTACACCTGAAGAAGCTAAAGATCACAAATACACTCCTCAAGAAGAGCTAGCTAGAGAACGAAATAAAGAACGCTTTGTTATTGGAAGTGTTGGACAGGTTGCTGAGCAACTTAATCAAATTGCGAAAGCAAGTTTAGTTGATGAAATCATGATTGCAGATTTTTATCCTAATCAAGAAAGCCGAAAGAACGGGCATGAATTATTGGCAAAGGAATTAGGTTTAGTTCAGGGAAATAACTGA
- a CDS encoding winged helix-turn-helix transcriptional regulator, with product MRVCNEGFDKEFINEKSDMYAIAFTQNVLSGRWKYFILWFLKGETRRYTDIKKFLGGLSQGSLTNQLKELENDGIIKREVYPEVPPRVEYSLTDKGIKLLPILEKMTDFGKEYGEKPEFDEG from the coding sequence GTGAGAGTCTGTAATGAAGGATTTGACAAAGAATTTATAAATGAAAAAAGCGATATGTACGCAATAGCCTTTACCCAAAATGTTCTTTCAGGACGTTGGAAATATTTCATATTATGGTTCCTAAAAGGAGAAACTCGCCGTTATACGGATATAAAAAAATTTCTTGGAGGTTTATCACAAGGTTCGCTCACCAATCAGCTTAAGGAGCTTGAAAATGATGGGATTATTAAACGTGAAGTGTACCCGGAAGTTCCTCCGCGGGTGGAGTATTCGCTAACGGACAAGGGTATCAAATTACTGCCGATCCTTGAGAAAATGACGGACTTCGGCAAAGAATACGGCGAAAAGCCCGAATTTGATGAAGGCTAA
- a CDS encoding GH32 C-terminal domain-containing protein produces MPTISRWNPNEAELPSVDRLCKRKRGGKTFPYDVELERPLKLLPDQEYELKVFVDGTICEVYVGGEVALSARIYDIQHGKKACTIR; encoded by the coding sequence TTGCCTACTATATCACGCTGGAACCCGAACGAAGCCGAATTACCTTCCGTGGACCGATTATGCAAACGGAAGAGGGGGGGCAAAACCTTTCCTTACGATGTGGAACTGGAACGTCCGCTCAAGCTGTTGCCGGATCAGGAGTATGAGCTGAAGGTATTTGTAGACGGCACGATTTGTGAAGTTTATGTCGGAGGGGAAGTGGCGCTGAGTGCCAGAATATATGATATTCAGCACGGAAAGAAAGCTTGCACTATTCGTTAG